In Clupea harengus chromosome 1, Ch_v2.0.2, whole genome shotgun sequence, one DNA window encodes the following:
- the LOC105901289 gene encoding integrin alpha-X-like — translation MCFSISPSLAQDGPLPSSLEECKATDIAFLLDGSGSVGRDQFRTMKTFVKNLIRKLLTQNTKFAFVQYSTSCTIHTYFNQFQRTGWESQVDNIHQFGGWTHTASAILKVVYSARNELRSIASSPKSDHMFRVDSFEALDKISNTLEKSIIAIEGTQTTGDSTNMEFAQNGFSAALVSSPDERFLVSVIGANGWRGGYQDIPLSSRTPSFRRVDEVTPDSYLGYSMAVASRERQNYIVMGAPRYKHKGLLMVFFPAGKPKMLKQSQIGAYFGAEVCVVDLDGDSNTDLILASAPMHTEGGREGKVFVYKFTKEHIYTLVSDAGVSLLGMEGQRGRFGSSLASLADLNGDGIRDVAVGAPLEDNGQGSVYIFNGRRRGVNPNYSQRISGSSVRSGLRFFGLTVAQSALDQSGDGLPDIAVGSKGAVLLLRSSPIVSVDTSMMLSPSKIPVSIYDCSSPQQINASVCFTMTKITKDSFPGLQAELNYTLKLDYLRQMFRAYFSVEERERTREMTLALGEQCFPHSFFVQCSPEDVVNPVDIQVTFSFQGLPIQSAEELRPKLASSSSNTSDHKLNFEIDCGEDRVCTDNIHLNFNFSGSSTLEVGIAQEMSVTVMVENRGENSYNTRVSLSYPHGLSYRTLTKTQGRVECSSIDSPDGSTQGKTHCSINRPILRADRKAVFVILYGVDSSSQFDETVTIEAQASSGNDVHSNDSELTQSREIGVKYSIYVIIKRLANTTNYINFTAGNNDMQKTVMQNLEVTNILKGLNLTVVIQVPVRLQGKDIWTDVDSLRIMGCTRGGELEPNVTDFKETLLKNKEPVVNCSIAVCLEFRCTSYMTRHTRRVYQISGNVSSGWIEQTGLRSASFHLVSSAMLEYDNNKYIFYSSDSSRLAPVAKIETLVEVYEEPDLTKEIIGGSVGGLLLLAIMTAVLVKVGFFKSRYSKLREAEAKAQAERTTTK, via the exons ATGTGTTTCAGCATTAGTCCATCACTGGCACAAGATGGACCGCTGCCATCTTCTCTTGAAG AGTGCAAGGCTACAGATATTGCCTTCTTATTGGATGGATCTGGAAGTGTGGGACGTGACCAGTTCAGGACCATGAAAACGTTTGTGAAGAATCTGATCAGAAAACTTCTGACGCAGAACACCAAA TTTGCCTTTGTACAGTACTCCACCTCCTGCACCATCCACACGTACTTTAACCAGTTTCAGAGAACAGGATGGGAAAGTCAGGTGGACAATATCCATCAGTTTGGAGGATGGACGCATACTGCGAGTGCCATCCTGAAAGTTGT CTATTCGGCACGAAATGAGCTCAGGAGCATAGCGTCCTCACCAAAATCAGACCACATGTTTAGAGTGGACAGCTTTGAGGCACTGGACAAAATTAGCAATACCCTGGAAAAGAGCATCATTGCCATTGAAG GAACCCAAACCACTGGTGACTCCACCAATATGGAATTTGCCCAGAATGGATTTAGTGCAGCTCTTGTGTCCAGCCCAGAT GAGAGGTTTCTAGTGAGTGTGATTGGGGCaaatgggtggagggggggttacCAGGACATCCCTCTGTCCAGCAGGACGCCCAGTTTTAGGAGGGTTGATGAGGTCACTCCTGACAGCTATCTGG GCTATTCAATGGCTGTagcaagcagagagagacagaactaCATCGTTATGGGAGCCCCCAGGTATAAACACAAGGGATTGCTCATGGTCTTCTTTCCTGCAGGCAAACCAAAGATGCTCAAACAG tctcagaTCGGTGCTTACTTtggagcagaggtgtgtgtggtggatttGGATGGAGACTCCAACACTGATCTGATTCTGGCGTCTGCACCCATGCacacagaaggaggaagagaggggaaagtgtTTGTCTATAAATTCACCAAGGAG CACATTTACACGCTGGTGTCTGACGCTGGTGTGTCCCTGCTGGGGATGGAGGGTCAGAGGGGAAGGTTCGGCTCGTCTCTGGCCAGCCTGGCAGACCTGAACGGGGATGGGATCAGGGATGTGGCAGTGGGAGCTCCTCTGGAGGATAACGGACAGGGCAGCGTGTACATCTTCAACGGGAGGAGACGAGGAGTGAACCCCAACTACTCACag AGGATTTCAGGTTCATCGGTGCGGTCCGGACTGCGGTTCTTTGGTCTGACTGTGGCCCAGTCTGCTTTGGATCAGAGTGGAGACGGGCTGCCTGACATTGCAGTCGGGTCCAAAGGAGCGGTTCTGCTGCTCAG GTCCAGTCCCATTGTATCTGTAGACACAAGCATGATGCTAAGCCCATCCAAAATCCCCGTGTCTATCTACGACTGCTCCAGTCCCCAGCAGATCAacgcgtctgtgtgttttaccaTGACCAAAATCACCAAAGACAGCTTTCCAG GTCTGCAAGCAGAACTCAATTACACACTGAAGTTGGATTACCTACGTCAAATGTTTCGAGCCTACTTCAGCGTCGAGGAGCGGGAGAGGACCCGTGAGATGACCTTAGCTCTGGGGGAGCAGTGCTTCCCCCATTCCTTCTTTGTGCAG TGCTCCCCAGAGGATGTTGTGAATCCTGTGGACATCCAGGTGACCTTCTCCTTCCAGGGGCTTCCTATCCAGTCTGCAGAGGAGCTCAGACCAAAGCTGGCCAGCAGCTCCTCCAACACCTCAGACCACAAG TTAAACTTTGAAATTGACTGTGGAGAGGACAGAGTGTGTACTGACAACATCCATCTCAACTTCAACTTTTCTGG GTCCTCTACCCTAGAGGTGGGCATTGCACAGGAGATGAGTGTGACGGTGATGGTGGAGAATAGAGGAGAAAACTCCTACAACAcccgtgtgtctctgtcctaccCTCACGGCCTCTCCTACAGGACCTTGACCaagacccag GGCAGAGTGGAGTGCAGTTCTATAGACAGTCCAGATGGATCCACCCAGGGAAAGACTCACTGCAGCATCAACAGACCCATCCTTAGGGCTGATCGTAAG GCGGTGTTTGTAATTCTGTATGGAGTTGACAGTAGTAGTCAGTTTGATGAAACAGTCACCATTGAGGCCCAGGCTTCCAG TGGAAATGATGTCCACTCTAACGACAGTGAGCTAACCCAGAGCAGGGAGATAGGAGTCAAATACAGCATCTACGTCATCATTAAAAG GCTCGCGAACACGACCAACTACATCAACTTCACCGCTGGGAACAACGACATGCAGAAAACAGTGATGCAGAATTTAGAG gtGACAAACATCCTTAAAGGACTCAATCTGACTGTTGTAATTCAAGTTCCAGTAAGACTTCAAGGCAAAGACATCTGGACCGATGTGGACAGCCTTAGG ATCATGGGTTGCACTAGAGGGGGTGAGCTGGAACCAAACGTCACTGATTTTAAAGAGACCCTCCTGAAGAACAAAGAACCTGTTGTG AACTGCTCCAttgctgtgtgtctggagtTCAGGTGTACGTCATACATGACTAGACACACCCGCAGAGTTTACCAAATCTCAGGGAACGTGAGCTCAGGATGGATTGAACAG acGGGACTGCGTTCAGCTTCGTTCCATTTGGTCAGCTCTGCCATGCTGGAGTACGACAACAACAAATACATCTTCTACTCCTCAGACTCCTCACGCCTCGCACCTGTCGCCAAG ATCGAAACTCTTGTGGAGGTCTATGAGGAGCCGGATCTAACCAAGGAGATCATTGGTGGATCTGTTGGTGGTCTGCTGCTATTGGCTATCATGACAGCTGTCCTTGTCAAG GTGGGCTTCTTCAAGAGTCGCTACAGTAAGTTGAGAGAAGCAGAAGCTAAAGCTCAGGCtgagagaacaacaacaaaatga